The DNA segment GGCGGCGACCAGGCCCAGCGAGATGGACAGCTTGGTCCAGACGGCACCCGGGAGCTTTCGCCAGATCCAGGAGTACATCCGTCAGGAGGCCTTCATCTCGGCCGGCATGCCGGCATCGGGCTTGGACGGGTCGCGGGGGGCCTTGCTGACCAGCTCGGCGTGCACGATGAGCCGCTCGTAGTTGTTGAACTTCGGGTTGCACGTCGTGAGCGTGAGCAGCGCCTTCGTCGGCTTCGCCTTGGGCTTGCCGGGCACCGGCGCGACCACCTCGACCTGGTGCGGGCGGACGACCTCGGACTTGTAGACGTGGTAGACGTACCAGCTGTCCCGGGTCTCGACACCGATGACGTCGCCGTCATCGAGCTCGTCGAGCCGCCAGAAGATCTTCTTGATCCGGTGGCCGGCGACCGAGAAGTTGCCGATCTGGCCGGGCAGGGCGGTGTCCGGGTAGTGGCCGGGCGCGTACTTGATGTCGTCCGGCTGCACGCCGTTGACGACCACCCATTCCTTGTCGAACTTCGGGATGTAGAGCCGGCCGACGAGGCTGTCGCCGGGCGCCGCGGGGGCCGCCGCGTTGGGCGTCGTCGGCGCCACGGTCGGGTCGTTCCACGCCTGGTCGAGTTCCTGCGCGAGGTTATCCTGCTCGGACTGCACCTTCGCGGAGTTCCCGAAGACCTGATAGCCGGCGAACAACAGCACGATCAGACCGAAAGTGATCATCACTTCGCCGGATGTGCGGATGCCGGTGCGGATCTTGGAGCCGATGGTCGGCCGGGTCAGTTCGGAGTAGACGCTCTTGTAACCCTCGCCGGTCTGCTCCGGCCGGAGCTTGACCACCCGTTCACCGCGTTTCGGTTTGTCGGCGTCGACGTCGGTGGGGGGTTCGGCGTCCTCCGGTCCCGCCGGCCGGACCACGGGCGTGGCGCTGACCGAGGCGGCGCCGACGGTCGCCTCCGGTCCTGCCGCCTCCCGCGCCGCCTGCGCCGCGGCGCCGGGCGGGAGGACGGTGAGCTTGCCGGGAAGCGGTGCGCCGGCGGGCAGGGTGGGCAGCATGCCGGTGGGCGCATCGATGGTACGGATGACAGTGGTCGGGCTGGGGTCGTTGTTCGGCCGGACAGCGCCGTTCCCCGCCCAGGCCGGTTTGTCGCCGTTCACCGCGCCGAACGTCGTCGTGGCGTCGGTGGGTGCTGCGGTGACGCCCACGTTCGGCACGGCGGCCGTGGCGGCGGGCGTGGCCGGGATCGGGGTGGCCGGGACCTGGGTGGCCGGGGCGGCCGGTGGAGTGATCGCCGGCGTCAGGATCGTCGGGGCCTGAGCTGCCGGGGGGTACGCGGTGTCGTGCGTCGCCGGGAAGGGCTGGCTTGCCGGGCTCTGGGGTGTCGAGGCGGGGTTCCAGCCGGTGGCACCTTGGGCTTCGCTGACCGATTCTGCACGTCGACGCCGACCCACTCGGGTGTTGGCCGGGGACTGCGGAGCGGCAGGCGTCGGAGCCCAGCCGGTAGTGGCCTCCCCCCGGGACTCGGCAGTCGACGGCAGACCGGCCGCCGACGAGTGCGCCTGAGTGGCCGGGGCGTGAGGCTGCGCGGCCGGGGACTGCGGTTGCGAGGCTGCGCCGGCGGTACTGATTTTTGCTGTGGCGGCCGGATCGGACCAGGTGGGTGCCGAGGGGGCAGGGGGGCTCTGCGGTACCCAGGAAGGCTGTTCAGAGGCCCGCGACCCCGGCATCTCCCGCGAACCCGGGAAAGGCTCGGCTTGCGAACTCGGGAAGGGTTCGGCCGGGTGGGCGGCGACGGAAGGCTGCGAGGCTGCCAGGGGCGGGGTGGGAGTTGCTGCCGGGCGGATGGGGGCGGTCGGGCCTTCTCCTGGGATGGGGGCTGGCGTGACCGGCGGGTGGTCCGGGTGGGCGGCGGGTGAGCGTACGGGCGAAGGGGGTTGGGCCTCGTCGCTGAAGAAGTCGAAAGGCTCGGCCGGCTTCGGCTGTGGCTGGAGCGCACGGCGGCGCGCGGCAGCGGCCGCGGCACTCACCTCGGGATCCGCCAGATCGCGCTGATCCGAACCCGCGAGCGCGCCACCCGGCTGATCAGAACCGGACTGAGCAGCGCCGGGCTGAGCAATGCCGGGCTGAGCAATGCCGGGCTGAGCGGCACCGGGCTGAGCGGCACCGGGCTGAGCGGCACCGGGCTGAGCGGCACCGGGCTGAGCGGCACCGGGCTGGGGAGGGGTCGCGGGTCGCGGCGGGCGGCCGTTGTGACCGCCCAGGCCGACCGGGGGCGCCAGCGGACCGCCGGGCACGCCGTCGTCCGAAGCGTCCGTGATGCGAGGGATGTAGGCCGTCTGGCCGTCGTTGTCCGGGGCGCGGTGCCGACTCACTGGGCAGCCTGCGCCGATCGGAGGTCAGTCGATCCGTCGTACGCCCGCACTGTCACGTTTTTCTCCACCTTTTCCGTGTAACCGAGCCCGAAGTCGGCGACGGCCTCGCGGAACTGCCTGACTCCCTCTGCCGAGTCCAACGCACGACTCATGGCTGTGGGTTCGCCAATCGCCGTGATCTTGAACGGTGGTGAGAAGACCTGGCCGTGAAGGAGCAGCGTATTGCCGACACAGCGTACCGCGCTCGTGGAGATGACGCGGACATCCATGATCGTCATAGCCTCGGCGCCACCGGCCCAGAGAGCGTTCACGACGGCCTGGACGTCACCCTGATGGACCACGAGATCGTCGTTGTCCGGGGCGTTCTCGGCGAAGTCCGAGCCGCGCCGGGGCGAGTCGTTGAGAGTGACGGTCAGGGCCGGTCCGCGCAGCGCGGTGTAGCCGGCCGGCTCCCGGATCGCGTCGGCGTTCTCCCGGGCGGTCTTCACCGGCTGATCGACTTCGGCCAGCCGGGCGGTCTCCTGGTCGACCTCGGCGAGCAGGTCGGCGGCGCGCTCCTCGCTGTCCGCGAGACGATCTCGCTTCTCGGCGATCAGCTGGGCCAGCTGCGGCCGCCGGTCGTCGCGCAGGGCCGTACCGTCGGCGGTCGTCGCCGACGTGGTGAAGAGCAGACCCGCCGCCAGCGCGATCAGCGGAACGCCTGCCGACCAGATTGATTTCTTGTGGTCGCGACGGGGCCGCAGACCGCGCGCGGCACGCCGCAGCACGAGTCGCCATGAGGCCCCACCAGCACCGTCGTGGGCGTTTTCGCGCCCGTCGATGCCGCCGCCGCCCGTCGAAATCACCACCCCAGTCCCCCTTGCGAACCCGACTCCAGGTATTTTCCTCGCCCGGCGGGTGCCTCTCTGTGCGCCGCCTTGACTACGCTAGCTGTCGAACAGTATTCGCCACGGGCAGCATTCGGGGCTTCCGGAGCCAGCCCAGCGGTGGGTTGTTCACCACTTGTTGCCCTCAGGAGAGCACCGTGCCGAAGTCTCAGGTTCGCAAGAAGAAGGTCTACACCCCGCCGTCGGACATCCGGCCGGCGGCGGCAGGGGAGTCCAAGAAGCCGAGTCCCGCGTGGATTCCGTTCACTGCGGTCGCCCTGATCGTCATCGGCATCGCGTGGCTGGTGATCTACTACCTGTCGTCCCAGCAGTGGCCGGTCGAGAGCTGGCGCTACTGGAACCTCGCGGTGGGCTTCGGCTGCATGGTCGCCTCGCTGGGCCTCCTTTCTCGCTGGCGCTGACCCTCACCGGTCCGCGTCCTGCGGATACGTGAAAATCAGCCAAAGTGAGCGCACCCCCGCCTGGCGTGGGGTGCGCTTTACCTTGACGGACAGGTGTTCGCCCGTCTATTACTCGTGGGTAACATGGGCGGACGGCACCGCCGACCAAGGAGGCATATCCAGATGGGCACTGCGCAGATCGTCGCCACCGTCTTAGCGGGGGCGGTCACGGTGGTGGCCGTCTACCTCGCGGTGCGCGCCGTACTGACGATCACGAAGGTGATCAGGTCGGGCCAGCCGGATCCGGCTCGGTTCGCGGACCCGGGAACGCGCACCAAGACGATGCTGACCGAGACCGTCGGTCACACCAGGATGCTGAAGTGGTCCGCCATCGGCGCGGCTCACTGGTTCGTGATGTTCTCGTTCATCATCCTGTCGCTGCTGGTCCTCGAGGCGTACTTCGAGGTGGCCGCGCCGGAGATGGGCCTGCCGATCATCGGGCACTGGACGATCTTCGGTCTGGTCACCGAGTGGTTCGGGATCCTCGGCACGATCGCCATCCTCTACCTGGTCTTCGTGCGTCAGTCGCAGAAGCCGGGGCGGGTCAAGCGCAGCCGGTTCCTCGGCTCGACGATGTGGCAGGCGTACTTCGTCGAGGCCGTCATCGTCGGCGTACTGATCTTCGGCTTCCTGATCCGCGGCTTCAAGGTCGCCACCGACCACTTCGAGTACCCGGTCTGGGCGACGCCGGTGAGTCACGCGGTCGGCTCGGTTCTCCCGGCCTGGGAGGACGGCGCCACGTGGATGGCGCTCATCAAGATCGCCATCTCGATGACCTGGCTGATCACCATCTCGCTCAACCCGACGATGGGTGTGGCCTGGCACCGGTTCCTGGCGTTCTTCAACATCTACTTCAAGCGCAGCCCGGAGAAGCCGGCCGGTTCCGGTCTCGGCGCGCTGAAGCCGATGATGAGCGAGGGCAAGCCGCTCGACTTCGAGGAGGCCGACCCGGAGAAGGACCTCTTCGGCGTCAACCAGGTGGAGCAGTTCACCTGGAAGGGGCTGCTCGACTTCTCGACGTGCACCGAGTGCGGCCGCTGCCAGTCGCAGTGCCCGGCGTGGAACACCGCCAAGCCCCTCTCG comes from the Actinoplanes sp. OR16 genome and includes:
- a CDS encoding class E sortase; protein product: MGVTAAPTDATTTFGAVNGDKPAWAGNGAVRPNNDPSPTTVIRTIDAPTGMLPTLPAGAPLPGKLTVLPPGAAAQAAREAAGPEATVGAASVSATPVVRPAGPEDAEPPTDVDADKPKRGERVVKLRPEQTGEGYKSVYSELTRPTIGSKIRTGIRTSGEVMITFGLIVLLFAGYQVFGNSAKVQSEQDNLAQELDQAWNDPTVAPTTPNAAAPAAPGDSLVGRLYIPKFDKEWVVVNGVQPDDIKYAPGHYPDTALPGQIGNFSVAGHRIKKIFWRLDELDDGDVIGVETRDSWYVYHVYKSEVVRPHQVEVVAPVPGKPKAKPTKALLTLTTCNPKFNNYERLIVHAELVSKAPRDPSKPDAGMPAEMKAS
- a CDS encoding DUF881 domain-containing protein; translated protein: MLRRAARGLRPRRDHKKSIWSAGVPLIALAAGLLFTTSATTADGTALRDDRRPQLAQLIAEKRDRLADSEERAADLLAEVDQETARLAEVDQPVKTARENADAIREPAGYTALRGPALTVTLNDSPRRGSDFAENAPDNDDLVVHQGDVQAVVNALWAGGAEAMTIMDVRVISTSAVRCVGNTLLLHGQVFSPPFKITAIGEPTAMSRALDSAEGVRQFREAVADFGLGYTEKVEKNVTVRAYDGSTDLRSAQAAQ
- a CDS encoding cell division protein CrgA; translated protein: MPKSQVRKKKVYTPPSDIRPAAAGESKKPSPAWIPFTAVALIVIGIAWLVIYYLSSQQWPVESWRYWNLAVGFGCMVASLGLLSRWR